One genomic window of Polyangium aurulentum includes the following:
- a CDS encoding tetratricopeptide repeat protein, whose amino-acid sequence MQARVLFASLVASSLALAGTALAQSKAPPAKSDAATAPKGPLKDPANQKGISPYMEAIAKGEAAFVARDFPAAVVGFQDAIKIDGQQMLAFYRLGEAQLAAGKPEEAEAIWNSALTKTGPDELKAKVLFVLADLRERQKKMPEAKEAWGQYAAFLKEKADAKGYAATSDERQKMVDRRVKDEKDYAAVKERITKRQEEREKEATENAKKDKRNK is encoded by the coding sequence ATGCAAGCCCGCGTCTTGTTCGCCTCGCTCGTCGCGTCTTCGCTCGCCCTCGCCGGCACGGCGCTCGCTCAGAGCAAGGCGCCGCCCGCCAAGTCCGACGCGGCGACCGCGCCCAAGGGACCGCTCAAGGATCCCGCGAACCAGAAGGGCATCAGCCCGTACATGGAGGCCATCGCGAAGGGCGAGGCCGCGTTCGTCGCGCGCGATTTCCCGGCCGCGGTGGTGGGATTCCAGGACGCGATCAAGATCGACGGGCAGCAGATGCTCGCCTTCTATCGGCTCGGCGAGGCCCAGCTCGCGGCGGGCAAGCCCGAGGAGGCCGAGGCGATCTGGAACTCGGCGCTGACGAAGACGGGCCCTGACGAGCTCAAGGCCAAGGTGCTCTTCGTCCTCGCGGACCTGCGCGAGCGTCAGAAGAAGATGCCGGAGGCGAAGGAGGCGTGGGGCCAGTACGCGGCGTTCCTGAAGGAGAAGGCCGACGCGAAGGGCTACGCGGCCACGTCCGACGAGCGGCAGAAGATGGTGGATCGTCGCGTGAAGGACGAGAAGGACTACGCCGCCGTGAAGGAGCGCATCACCAAGCGTCAGGAAGAGCGCGAGAAAGAGGCGACGGAGAACGCGAAGAAGGACAAGCGCAACAAGTAG
- a CDS encoding PEP/pyruvate-binding domain-containing protein, with product MADSPTRAAVSTPTDAAAYQSVLRPLASVGGRRRGDAKRVGGKAASLSRLVREGLPVPRGWVLDASHFTRFVEEVLPRGHDLSSLIKLAGTRAAVDRAARARDRILQTPLSDAVRAAIDALWAEIADEAPWGLAVRSSATCEDGEETSFAGLATTVLGARGPEALGAAIRQVWASSFLPRAIDYLAHAGIRDASMAVLVQVMVEAEAAGVLFTAPPPGLEGDHWGSNERLINATVGLGAPVVDGAMAADAMRLSRDGGAVIAQVVVEKKRALVVGASGVEEVAVPEPRANRPALSAEALRELSALAERLEKGGGGPFDVEFAVAREPSGDARVWLLQVRPLRGGGFPEGGDVDTVWSRANVGEALPGAATPLTWSIAQRFSDKGFREAFGALGCRVPRGAQLVTNVHGRFYLNLTAFMQIAAQVPLLTPRALLSASGGAGEAAIATLERQTANVSKRRFLVRLPFIAPRVLSRQARLEREVAAYEVEAERARRALAEMDLGLLPDDALAHTMKTASALLDRTGTLMLACASASLASHLALGRLLERVASRRASARPAGGEEVINAGAGVEPIVQALAGGVRELDSAGPGVALARIALRAREEEEAQARLLAGAVRTPADLPEGPTRRALERFLDMFGDRAVREAELATPRWSEDPATVVAMLVSALRSQDSDPDRALARARALADREMAGLETRLGPVELAAVRALVARSQRFTRLRERMRTWVTRVLGMLRTIALDVDRRLRRIEPGLPEGSVFFCTYEELIAALASGRAEVGHVVRLRRAEHLRDAARPDPPPTFIGRPPPVQLPPVEGTRLQGLPASGGVVEGRARVLEPGTGGLDAVCAGEVLVTRTTDIGLSPLFLVAAAVVTELGGPLSHAAVVAREYGIPAVVNVPGATVAIRTGDRLRVDGDRGIVERIDEPPAATGDAPP from the coding sequence GTGGCCGATTCTCCCACGCGCGCAGCCGTTTCCACCCCCACGGACGCAGCCGCATACCAGAGCGTCCTGCGACCGCTCGCCTCGGTCGGCGGTCGGCGACGCGGTGATGCGAAGCGGGTCGGCGGCAAGGCGGCGAGCCTGTCGCGGCTCGTTCGCGAGGGTTTGCCCGTGCCGCGAGGATGGGTGCTCGACGCGTCGCACTTCACGCGGTTCGTCGAGGAGGTGCTGCCGCGCGGTCACGACCTCTCGTCGCTGATCAAGCTCGCGGGCACGCGCGCGGCCGTCGATCGCGCCGCGCGCGCGCGTGATCGTATCCTGCAAACGCCCCTGTCCGACGCGGTGCGCGCCGCGATCGACGCGCTCTGGGCCGAGATCGCAGACGAGGCGCCGTGGGGGCTCGCGGTGCGCTCGAGCGCGACGTGCGAGGACGGCGAGGAGACGAGCTTCGCGGGGCTCGCGACCACGGTGCTCGGGGCGCGCGGGCCCGAGGCGCTCGGCGCGGCCATCCGGCAGGTGTGGGCGAGCTCGTTTCTGCCGCGCGCGATCGACTACCTCGCCCACGCCGGCATCCGCGACGCCTCCATGGCCGTGCTCGTGCAGGTGATGGTCGAGGCCGAGGCAGCAGGGGTGCTCTTCACGGCGCCGCCCCCAGGCCTCGAGGGAGATCATTGGGGCTCCAACGAACGGCTGATCAACGCGACCGTCGGTCTCGGCGCGCCGGTCGTCGACGGCGCGATGGCTGCGGACGCGATGCGGCTGTCGCGCGACGGCGGCGCGGTGATCGCGCAGGTCGTGGTGGAGAAGAAGCGCGCGCTCGTCGTTGGTGCGTCCGGCGTCGAGGAGGTCGCGGTGCCGGAGCCGCGCGCGAACCGTCCGGCGCTCTCGGCCGAGGCGCTGCGCGAGCTGTCGGCGCTCGCCGAGCGGCTCGAGAAGGGAGGCGGCGGTCCCTTCGACGTCGAGTTCGCGGTGGCGCGCGAGCCATCGGGCGACGCCCGCGTGTGGCTGCTCCAGGTGCGCCCGCTGCGCGGCGGAGGTTTTCCCGAGGGCGGCGACGTCGACACGGTCTGGTCGCGCGCCAACGTGGGCGAGGCGCTGCCGGGCGCGGCCACGCCCCTCACCTGGTCGATCGCGCAGCGCTTCTCGGACAAGGGCTTTCGTGAGGCGTTCGGCGCGCTCGGCTGCCGCGTGCCCCGCGGCGCGCAGCTCGTGACCAACGTGCACGGCCGCTTCTACCTGAACCTCACGGCCTTCATGCAGATCGCCGCGCAGGTCCCGCTGCTCACGCCGCGCGCGCTCCTGTCCGCGAGCGGCGGGGCAGGGGAGGCCGCGATCGCGACCCTCGAGCGGCAGACGGCGAACGTCTCGAAGCGCCGCTTTCTCGTGCGTCTGCCGTTCATCGCGCCGCGCGTGCTGTCGCGTCAGGCGAGGCTCGAGCGCGAGGTGGCGGCCTACGAGGTCGAGGCGGAGCGGGCTCGACGCGCGCTCGCGGAGATGGACCTCGGCCTGCTCCCCGATGACGCGCTCGCCCACACCATGAAGACCGCGAGCGCGCTGCTCGATCGCACCGGCACGCTGATGCTCGCGTGCGCGTCGGCCTCGCTCGCGAGCCACCTCGCGCTCGGACGTCTGCTCGAGCGCGTCGCGTCGCGCCGCGCATCGGCGCGTCCAGCGGGCGGCGAGGAGGTGATCAACGCAGGCGCGGGCGTCGAGCCGATCGTGCAAGCCCTCGCGGGCGGGGTGCGAGAGCTCGACAGCGCGGGGCCTGGCGTCGCGCTCGCGCGCATCGCGCTTCGGGCGCGGGAGGAAGAGGAGGCGCAAGCGCGGCTGCTCGCTGGTGCGGTGCGCACGCCTGCCGATCTGCCCGAAGGCCCGACGCGCAGAGCGCTCGAGCGGTTCCTCGACATGTTCGGCGACCGTGCGGTGCGCGAGGCGGAGCTGGCGACGCCCAGGTGGAGCGAGGATCCGGCGACGGTCGTCGCCATGCTCGTCTCGGCGTTGCGCTCGCAAGACAGCGATCCGGACCGCGCGCTCGCCCGTGCTCGCGCGCTCGCGGATCGCGAGATGGCGGGGCTCGAGACGCGCCTCGGCCCGGTGGAGCTCGCGGCCGTGCGGGCGCTCGTTGCGCGGTCGCAGCGCTTCACGCGGCTGCGCGAGCGCATGCGGACGTGGGTGACGCGCGTGCTCGGCATGCTGCGCACGATCGCGCTCGACGTGGATCGGCGCCTGCGGCGCATCGAGCCGGGGCTGCCCGAGGGCTCGGTCTTCTTCTGCACCTACGAGGAGCTCATCGCGGCGCTCGCGAGCGGTCGCGCCGAGGTCGGTCACGTCGTGCGTCTTCGCCGCGCCGAGCACCTGCGCGACGCGGCGCGCCCCGATCCTCCGCCGACCTTCATCGGCCGCCCGCCGCCGGTCCAGCTGCCGCCCGTCGAGGGGACGCGGCTTCAGGGTCTGCCTGCGAGCGGCGGCGTCGTCGAAGGTCGCGCGCGCGTGCTCGAGCCCGGCACGGGCGGGCTCGACGCGGTGTGCGCGGGCGAGGTGCTGGTCACGCGAACGACCGACATCGGCCTCTCGCCGCTCTTCCTCGTCGCCGCGGCGGTCGTGACGGAGCTCGGTGGGCCCCTGTCGCACGCGGCCGTGGTGGCGCGCGAGTACGGCATCCCCGCCGTCGTGAACGTCCCCGGCGCGACCGTGGCGATTCGCACGGGCGACCGGCTGCGCGTCGACGGCGATCGAGGAATCGTCGAGCGCATCGACGAGCCTCCCGCGGCCACGGGCGACGCTCCCCCCTGA
- a CDS encoding 3-hydroxyacyl-CoA dehydrogenase family protein: MSSAASGASVRRVAVLGTGTMGQGIAQVTAQAGYVTHLFDVDAARIDRAIESIKQVTDRLVQKGKMLNEARSEIIGALVPTPDLARAAKDVDLVIESAPEQMDLKVGLLREVKSLAPESAILGTNTSSLSVTEIGNRIGAAHRTIGLHFFNPPPVMELLELVRGLATDDATVDTCLAVAKRLGKTPIVVNDAPGFATSRLGVVIGAEAMRMLESGVASVEDIDRAMELGYRHPMGPLKLTDLVGLDVRLAILEHLHKEIGEQFRPPAILRQMVRAGRLGKKTGEGFYRWTEAGPVPTSFKR; encoded by the coding sequence ATGAGCAGCGCGGCGAGCGGCGCCTCGGTGCGACGCGTGGCGGTGCTCGGCACGGGCACCATGGGCCAGGGCATCGCGCAGGTGACGGCCCAGGCCGGCTACGTCACGCACCTGTTCGACGTCGACGCGGCGCGGATCGATCGCGCGATCGAGAGCATCAAGCAGGTCACCGATCGGCTGGTGCAGAAGGGCAAGATGCTGAACGAGGCGCGCAGCGAGATCATCGGCGCGCTCGTCCCCACGCCCGATCTCGCGCGCGCCGCGAAGGACGTCGACCTCGTGATCGAGTCGGCGCCCGAGCAGATGGACCTCAAGGTGGGCCTGCTCCGCGAGGTGAAATCGCTCGCCCCCGAGAGCGCGATCCTCGGGACGAACACCTCGAGCTTGTCGGTCACCGAGATCGGCAATCGCATCGGCGCGGCGCACCGGACGATCGGCCTGCACTTCTTCAACCCGCCGCCCGTGATGGAGCTGCTCGAGCTGGTGCGCGGGCTCGCGACGGACGACGCGACGGTCGACACCTGCCTCGCGGTGGCGAAGCGGCTCGGCAAGACGCCCATCGTCGTGAACGACGCGCCCGGCTTCGCGACGAGCCGGCTCGGCGTGGTGATCGGCGCGGAGGCGATGCGGATGCTCGAGAGCGGCGTCGCGTCAGTCGAGGACATCGATCGCGCGATGGAGCTTGGCTACCGCCACCCCATGGGCCCGCTCAAGCTCACCGACCTCGTGGGCCTCGACGTGCGGCTCGCGATCCTCGAGCACCTGCACAAGGAGATCGGCGAGCAGTTCCGGCCGCCCGCGATCCTGCGGCAGATGGTGCGCGCGGGACGCCTGGGCAAGAAGACGGGCGAGGGCTTCTACCGCTGGACCGAGGCCGGCCCGGTGCCGACCTCGTTCAAGCGCTGA